One window of Watersipora subatra chromosome 3, tzWatSuba1.1, whole genome shotgun sequence genomic DNA carries:
- the LOC137389913 gene encoding microtubule-associated protein futsch-like isoform X2, translated as MASSWMDRLKEDLDNDDEWLSDEEEEFQREQEAKLQAAQKRALAETESLSDEDQTPEQYQQRFEQKFDKEDDWSDEDVGFQGRNAPLRKSMNRASYSADESSEEEIMITSAPQQHQEPGREEMDMMVKKNLAYVNSNDLDQMDIMTSDLDIPESQLKLPDGVGEFVQAGDESYDYEKTHDMEAKEDSDNEDHPEAVGSLEVVGNSVIVADVKEVPSYSENVDRYTEENSHIARLDSDDQAASRTELISALAEDLKESDQSDMTSKVETVGSGIIEEDVSPTNKHEEETKVDAATLEGLPNTADDSRDRPHFNEDYSTQVIRPNRKSGWRRQLSEKLNEWEDELPSPSRPSGDFAVGSEAITSFMSGDEVEEREVNPSTDAGHIPVEKTKTTEVEIREKVEDSMHDKIRDWKNRTAESVAGQVDEWQSLGNFNIPNPSHEAPQGRRRAHEDAVEDNMPAEKRRDLDAMQGAVDDNAVLVQSISYDGDAEGADEREDDKARADDSDDEMEGDGEGYISESSSQDTVRERSLHRQSLPINTGSLSDDESLESPAAEIPLPDTADESGYVEILGGEEPPDEWMNLGTRRERVSSSSSSSDGSGFQFVSAEVANQRQHDRQSAAEEQLQQLGGQRVSDVPRQRLSTPPLDLPVATHPPVEDIIQETAYSERQYSMPRDSEVKPVKSVKEKETVEYDRMPTEPMSPMSHSPGEVLTDDEEVTEVASHQRIEELAQPELAAAPVEEAPVQKPRRESPKSDDPPEVVHKDAVVGRDEQAPQPTTRKDSYDRVEKLRKEMRTASSSGQTQSFDVQMTRQGRTAERFTERMMSFEKSKAMREKKTLAPPGLSGKFSSVFSRFETDDGSRAKRPQRQDIRRSKSTGPPARRNRDRSVESPETVQPTRVNTESSQPRRSQVLTRSKSQSREGEKSRLPERRESVEERRPEPRAKRIERSKTFDTGIPNRSPSGRKVIERMAKFGDASDARKSHQETVTTRNSGNERYDMTADGLRPKSSQPHFDVDIQIRREPDESDYHKRRSARRDKVRAASEERREEYLNVWDTEVPVRDEKRKVISPKRLHVTSVSRTIRPSTAQDQTRDELPISSSSSEPKIRQKSPTLQHEEVSVTVRPQQAVTQSSAPRRSRDTQAAKVEQSRMRSSIALRPTDDIIQPKQTSRQNAEPQRKSRAPERDRPWKKADSLEDLRSGSLVAQCKGKFDTGHSHPYQFLPGENKAFSNRRNEPSYTRGGSERQETMSDAVRDLTDAYDQMEDAEDYDIGYSRESLEYTRKWIENNETTPDMRSPDVIQPPGRDRVADPRRDDANYRRMQRGNIRDVPKHYIMPSRAAVEPASPEPSVVSERGRARSMEGNRSASTGRPKGRSRSVPRKKPAKAIADRASVFSNPSDEPPMTRPDIEEHIKAASSGRFMQGNPSSRRSASPRPVTQKERLANRRSMPPPTELIQQQRQPSGRQQREPTEEEQRSPRAASKGVAMMIELYNKNKARDSALADVDEQTLASVDDDMFRHSSMPTSPPVDQTPAAAQAWKAWRGQVDRSGLEQKIEHAYSRHTQPAGPPVKRESKPLVSGWQQRSVLEERLVHPVSASQSYSAQPAQHSPPRPAKSNVAMDAQRKGWSTSPPAPAIPHRGYSAEPEHSGVYNGGQPADNAFDSYKQQTLQRFRQEEQYATVQRASRPEPPRQLPVQAPNTFDQALLMQAPPPKPERLYNKAEPWEAYPPNEYLTTNQLQGYQQRPPAQQPNDMRVPARYADERPQYAGYPSDRPASQRDPRYRDHPPPPQQQRPHPVPQARYDDRGYPAQPMHQAYREPDYPPPPKQNYPTAQSYREPGHDSRPYGPGREPYHHGYGDQPDGYRPAVRKEVRYPHEQPPRGPIPDPRYGQSNGIRSPPPQQANPRYGAFDPRMETGGRPPRRTNSVPNIKQQVTSPSKPPAPLHPYNPRYHDQYIEERQRQQTNAQHESLPRSSKKDKSSKKNKEKSSLPEFIPIQYATGKQASKAAPQNGYSGHPKYVQNNNYPPGNNRYTHPSEQGYTHNGYPPSGHPYPSNGHPDYPPRHGYHPGAHHGYHHDDPYAQRTRPGVGVIYNPDLGVSDF; from the exons GCAGTTGGATCGCTAGAAGTGGTTGGCAATTCTGTGATCGTAGCAGATGTCAAAGAAGTACCAAGTTATTCTGAGAATGTAGATAGATACACGGAGGAAAACAGTCATATAGCAAGACTAGACTCTGATGATCAAG CGGCCTCACGAACTGAGCTAATCTCTGCATTAGCAGAAGACCTCAAAGAGTCCGATCAGTCTGACATGACTAGCAAGGTAGAGACGGTTGGGTCGGGCATTATTGAAGAAGATGTCAGCCCTACCAATAAGCATGAAGAGGAGACCAAAGTAGATGCAGCGACTCTAGAAGGCCTG CCAAACACCGCTGATGACAGCAGAGATAGACCACATTTCAATGAAGATTACAGCACACAAGTGATCAGACCGAATCGCAAGTCAGGCTGGAGAAGACAACTTAGTGAGAAACTGAATGAATGGGAGGATGAGTTACCGAGTCCCAGTAGACCGAGTGGAGACTTTGCGGTAGGATCAGAAGCCATCACATCTTTTATGTCTGGAGATGAAGTAGAAGAGCGAGAGGTGAACCCTTCCACCGACGCCGGACACATACCCGTTGAAAAGACTAAGACTACAGAGGTGGAAATAAGAGAGAAAGTTGAAGATTCGATGCATGATAAAATAAGAGACTGGAAGAACAGGACTGCTGAGTCTGTTGCtg GACAAGTAGATGAGTGGCAGTCTCTTGGTAATTTTAACATTCCAAACCCGAGTCATGAAGCTCCACAAGGAAGAAGGAGAGCTCACGAGGACGCTGTAGAGGATAACATGCCAGCCGAGAAAAGGCGTGATTTGGACGCTATGCAAG GAGCTGTCGATGACAACGCTGTACTCGTACAGTCAATCTCTTATGATGGTGACGCAGAAGGTGCTGATGAACGAGAGGATGATAAGGCGAGGGCTGATGACAGCGATGACGAGATGGAGGGTGATGGCGAGGGGTATATAAGTGAGTCGAGCAGTCAGGACACTGTGAGAGAGAGGAGCTTGCATCGCCAATCGCTGCCTATAAATACAG GGTCGCTGAGTGATGACGAGAGTCTCGAATCACCTGCTGCCGAGATTCCTTTACCTGATACTGCTGACGAATCAGGCTATGTTGAAATATTAGGGGGTGAAGAGCCTCCAGATGAGTGGATGAATTTAGGAACTCGGAGAGAACGAGTCAGTTCGAGCTCGAGCTCATCTGACGGTTCTGGATTCCAATTTGTGTCTGCAGAAGTCGCCAATCAACGACAACATGACCGGCAGTCTGCGGCTGAAGAACAA CTGCAGCAGCTAGGTGGTCAGAGAGTCTCCGATGTACCGAGACAGAGATTGTCTACCCCACCTTTAGACTTACCTGTGGCCACTCACCCTCCGGTAGAGGACATCATTCAAGAAACCGCTTATAGTGAGCGGCAGTACAGCATGCCAAGAGATTCCGAAGTCAAACCTGTTAAAAGCGTTAAAGAGAAGGAAACCGTAGAATATGACCGGATGCCTACAGAACCCATGTCACCAATGTCTCATTCTCCAGGAGAAGTGCTCACCGATGATGAAGAG GTAACAGAAGTAGCCTCCCACCAACGAATAGAAGAGTTAGCTCAACCTGAACTCGCTGCTGCACCAGTTGAGGAGGCACCAGTACAG AAACCACGGAGAGAATCTCCCAAAAGCGACGACCCTCCAGAGGTTGTGCACAAAGACGCAGTAGTTGGTAGAGATGAACAAGCTCCACAACCGACAACGAGGAAAGACTCGTATGATAGAGTAGAGAAGTTGAGAAAAGAGATGCGTACAGCATCCTCGTCTGGTCAAACCCAATCATTCGATGTTCAAATGACAAG GCAAGGCAGGACAGCTGAACGGTTCACAGAAAGGATGATGTCATTTGAAAAATCCAAAGCCATGAGAGAGAAGAAAACTCTTGCCCCACCTGGTCTGTCTGGCAAATTTTCGTCAGTTTTTTCAAGATTTGAGACCGATGATGGGAGCAGAGCGAAAAGACCTCAGCGACAAGACATTCGACGTTCCAAAAGTACTGGTCCTCCGGCTCGTCGAAACCGAGATAGATCTGTAGAAAGTCCAGAGACTGTACAACCAACTAGAGTAAATACAGAATCTTCTCAGCCAAGGAGAAGTCAAGTATTAACAAGGTCAAAATCTCAATCTCGAGAAGGGGAGAAATCAAGGTTACCCGAAAGAAGGGAGTCGGTTGAAGAGCGCCGACCTGAACCTAGAGCAAAGAGAATTGAAAGATCAAAAACTTTTGATACAGGCATACCGAATCGGTCACCTAGTGGAAGAAAGGTCATAGAGAGAATGGCTAAATTTGGAGATGCATCAGACGCACGAAAATCGCATCAGGAAACAGTTACAACGAGAAATAGCGGTAACGAGAGATATGATATGACAGCTGACGGGTTGAGACCCAAATCTAGCCAGCCTCACTTTGATGTGGACATTCAGATTCGTCGAGAGCCAGATGAGAGCGACTACCATAAACGGAGAAGCGCAAGACGTGATAAGGTGAGGGCTGCCTCTGAGGAGAGGAGAGAAGAGTACCTCAATGTTTGGGACACAGAAGTACCCGTGAGGGATGAAAAACGGAAG GTGATTTCGCCTAAACGCCTGCACGTAACGTCTGTCAGTAGAACAATAAGGCCTTCAACTGCTCAAGATCAGACTCGTGATGAACTGCCAATCAGCAGTTCATCGTCTGAACCTAAAATACGACAAAAGTCACCAACCCTTCAACATGAG GAAGTTTCGGTAACTGTGCGACCGCAGCAGGCAGTTACACAGAGCTCAGCTCCTCGTCGATCCCGAGACACTCAGGCAGCGAAAGTAGAGCAATCGAGGATGCGTAGCAGCATCGCTTTACGACCTACTGATGATATCATTCAGCCTAAGCAGACGAGTCGACAGAATGCAGAGCCTCAGCGCAAATCTAGAGCACCTGAACGAGATCGACCCTGGAAAAAAGCTGATTCTCTTGAAGATCTCCGCAGTGGTTCACTTGTGGCACAGTGCAAAGGAAAGTTTGACACAGGGCACAGTCATCCATACCAGTTCTTGCCAGGAGAGAATAAGGCATTTAGCAACAGAAGAAATGAG CCATCTTACACTAGAGGAGGCAGCGAGAGGCAGGAGACAATGAGTGATGCAGTACGAGACCTCACCGATGCATATGATCAGATGGAGGATGCTGAGGACTATGACATTGGCTACAGTAGAGAAAGCCTTGAATACACAAGGAAGTGGATAGAGAACAATGAGACAACTCCCGATATGCGG AGTCCTGATGTGATTCAGCCCCCTGGTAGAGACAGAGTTGCTGATCCTCGAAGAGACGATGCCAATTACAGGAGAATGCAGCGAGGCAATATAAGAGATGTACCTAAACATTACATTATGCCAAGCAGAGCAGCCGTAGAACCCGCTTCACCAGAGCCTTCCGTCGTCAGCGAGAGGGGACG TGCAAGGAGTATGGAAGGAAATAGATCAGCTTCAACAGGCAGACCCAAAGGTCGGTCAAGGTCAGTGCCACGAAAAAAACCTGCCAAGGCAATAGCTGACAGAGCAAGCGTATTTAGTAACCCTTCAGATGAGCCACCCATGACAAGGCCGGATATCGAGGAACACATAAAGGCAGCGAGCTCAGGTCGGTTCATGCAGGGCAACCCGAGTAGCAGACGATCCGCCTCTCCTCGTCCAGTCACTCAGAAG GAACGATTGGCCAACAGAAGGTCAATGCCACCTCCAACCGAGCTTATTCAGCAGCAACGGCAGCCTTCAGGGCGGCAGCAAAGAGAGCCTACAGAGGAGGAGCAGCGGTCTCCTCGCGCTGCCTCTAAAGGTGTAGCCATGATGATAGAATTGTACAACAAGAATAAAGCGCGTGACTCGGCTTTGGCCGATGTCGATGAACAGACTCTGGCCAGTGTCGATGACGACATGTTCAGGCACTCTAGCATGCCTACCTCTCCTCCAG TAGATCAAACGCCTGCAGCAGCACAGGCATGGAAAGCATGGAGAGGTCAAGTTGACAGGTCAGGGTTAGAGCAAAAAATAGAGCATGCCTACAGCAGGCATACGCAACCCGCTGGCCCTCCTGTTAAACGAGAAAGCAAG CCTTTGGTTAGTGGATGGCAGCAGCGGTCAGTGCTTGAGGAAAGATTAGTTCATCCTGTCAGCGCCTCTCAATCCTACAGCGCTCAGCCAGCTCAGCATTCTCCACCCAGACCAGCTAAATCAAATGTGGCTATGGATGCACAGAGGAAGGGATGGTCTACGTCGCCGCCCGCTCCTGCTATTCCACATAGAGG GTACAGCGCTGAACCGGAACACTCTGGAGTATACAATGGTGGCCAACCTGCTGACAACGCCTTTGACAGCTATAAGCAACAGACTTTGCAGAGGTTTAGACAAGAGGAGCAATACGCGACTGTGCAAAGAGCATCTAGACCTGAACCACCCCGACAACTTCCTGTACAAGCCCCCAACACTTTTGACCAGGCACTGCTCATGCAGGCTCCGCCTCCGAAACCAGAAAGGCTCTATAACAAAGCCGA GCCATGGGAAGCGTACCCACCAAATGAGTACCTAACAACAAACCAACTACAGGGATACCAGCAGAGGCCACCAGCTCAACAGCCAAACGATATGAGAGTTCCAGCTCGCTACGCGGATGAGAGACCGCAATATGCTGGTTACCCTTCAGATAGACCCGCTAGTCAAAGGGATCCTCGATACAGAGATCATCCACCCCCTCCTCAACAACAAAGACCTCATCCAGTTCCTCAGGCTAG ATATGATGACAGAGGTTACCCAGCTCAACCTATGCATCAAGCATATCGGGAGCCTGACTATCCGCCACCACCCAAACAGAATTATCCAACAGCACAGTCCTATAGAGAACCTGGCCATGACTCCAG ACCATACGGGCCTGGCAGAGAACCTTATCATCATGGATATGGTGACCAGCCTGATGGATACAGACCAGCTGTTAGGAAGGAAGTCAGATATCCTCATGAACAG CCACCAAGAGGACCTATACCTGACCCACGATATGGCCAGTCCAATGGCATTCGTAGTCCACCTCCTCAACAAGCTAATCCCAGATACGGTGCTTTCGATCCCAGAATGGAGACGGGAGGACGTCCTCCTCGCCGAACGAACTCCGTTCCCAATATTAAACAGCAAGTTACCTCTCCATCCAAGCCTCCTGCACCACTCCACCCATACAACCCTCGTTATCATGACCAGTACATAGAGGAGAGACAACGACAGCAAACTAACGCTCAGCATGAATCGCTTCCACGAAGTAGTAAGAAGGATAAATCTTCAAAAAAGAATAAAGAAAAATCAAGTCTTCCAGAGTTCATACCAATACAATACGCAACAGGCAAACAAGCCAGCAAGGCTGCACCCCAGAATGGATATAGCGGGCATCCCAAGTACGTACAGAATAACAATTACCCTCCCGGCAATAACCGATACACCCATCCCTCAGAACAGGGCTATACTCATAATGGCTACCCGCCCAGTGGTCATCCATATCCTAGCAATGGGCACCCGGACTACCCACCCAGACATGGTTATCATCCAGGGGCACATCACGGCTATCACCATGACGACCCATATGCTCAACGAACCAGGCCTGGTGTTGGTGTTATTTATAATCCAGATCTTGGGGTTTCCGATTTCTAA